The Nitrospira tepida genome includes a window with the following:
- a CDS encoding Tll0287-like domain-containing protein: MRGRTVRSFALAPLIVLGILLAPPSHAAEPSRTVTLPIEAVADYLHAVIEAHRTFYTLQVVERLQQQGKLVASENWRAAHTLPLPAQFLRETNDLASLTGTKIRYRLIGLWPINRQNAPATEAEKAGLEQVQQHPEQPHTGLTTTGTERYFQAIYADRAVAQACIGCHNAHPKSPKHDFKAGEVMGAIVIQIPLEP; the protein is encoded by the coding sequence ATGAGAGGCCGCACCGTACGTTCATTCGCGCTCGCGCCCCTGATTGTCCTCGGCATCCTGCTCGCGCCTCCCAGCCATGCGGCGGAACCCTCCCGGACGGTCACGCTTCCCATCGAGGCTGTCGCGGATTATCTGCACGCGGTGATTGAAGCCCACCGGACGTTCTACACCCTGCAGGTCGTCGAGCGGTTGCAGCAGCAGGGCAAGTTGGTCGCCTCGGAGAACTGGCGGGCCGCCCACACCCTTCCGCTTCCGGCGCAGTTCCTGAGAGAAACCAACGACCTCGCCTCGCTCACCGGCACGAAGATCCGATACCGGTTGATCGGGCTCTGGCCGATCAACCGGCAGAATGCGCCCGCCACCGAGGCCGAAAAGGCCGGGCTGGAACAGGTCCAACAGCATCCGGAGCAGCCCCATACCGGTTTGACGACCACCGGTACGGAACGCTATTTTCAGGCCATCTACGCCGACCGCGCGGTGGCCCAAGCCTGCATCGGCTGCCACAATGCGCATCCTAAGAGTCCCAAACACGACTTCAAAGCCGGCGAGGTGATGGGGGCGATTGTGATTCAGATTCCGCTGGAGCCTTAG
- a CDS encoding RNA recognition motif domain-containing protein, whose amino-acid sequence MGSKIFVGGLPYAATEQELTDLFGQHGAVASAQIVTDRFTGQSRGFGFVEMSSPSEAQTAINALNGTQFGGRTLTVNEAKPREARSEGGRNGGFGGGGSRGGKRDRW is encoded by the coding sequence ATGGGTTCAAAAATTTTCGTCGGTGGGTTGCCCTACGCGGCAACAGAGCAAGAGTTAACGGACCTGTTCGGACAACACGGCGCTGTGGCGTCCGCGCAGATTGTGACAGACCGGTTTACCGGCCAGTCGCGAGGATTCGGCTTTGTCGAAATGTCCTCGCCGTCTGAAGCTCAGACCGCGATCAATGCCCTCAACGGGACGCAGTTCGGCGGACGGACGCTGACCGTCAACGAGGCGAAGCCGCGTGAAGCCCGTTCCGAAGGCGGGCGAAACGGGGGATTCGGCGGGGGTGGCAGCCGCGGCGGCAAGCGCGACCGCTGGTAG
- a CDS encoding HDOD domain-containing protein, giving the protein MPTPAEEIREALHPDLQPLFYRHSCGLPALQATCRTILRQADDRSNADDLSRIVRLDPGLTCKILQLANSVAYSPAQPITSIPHAVTWLGQDIVRALVATTSLVEQLKEWPERHELVTALIVKGLYTAAYATEIEAAMQVPPRGGLFSAALLYSLGDLAIAYQAPLLWHALSAAALRGLEAGAQGREETGILGATKRQVAVALAEHWKLPADFGLLLGTPPGLPSSRWRTESEEFSGLVVGTNLLIEALSTESDPAKVAGITRQIQIGTGIEPTVLQKRLARAQEKARQLVRSVGLPDSFGRPAGPPSARTGPEVLSSSCRPDQVPEERKRKTIRPEAPTPMQIRPLETLREFQRTLDAAQDLHTLLSSFAAALETSAGFVRVGIALLNPTNRDALVGRHVTGVTPAEPYLASLTGSLSRQHPFLASVLAAREPMLVTEFARGHHFRPSAEFLEVWKATSAVLAPLRIHARPIGLIYADRGEAPRSVVDEDYEVFLALFNQTSLSMNRLAGVREQRPAA; this is encoded by the coding sequence ATGCCGACACCGGCCGAAGAGATTCGAGAGGCGCTGCATCCGGACTTGCAGCCGCTGTTCTACCGGCATTCCTGCGGCCTGCCCGCGCTGCAAGCGACCTGCCGCACGATCCTGCGCCAGGCCGATGACCGATCGAATGCCGACGATCTTTCCCGGATCGTCCGGCTGGACCCTGGGCTCACCTGCAAGATTCTGCAATTGGCCAACAGCGTCGCCTACAGTCCGGCCCAGCCCATCACGTCCATCCCCCATGCCGTGACCTGGCTGGGACAGGACATCGTGCGGGCCCTGGTCGCCACGACCTCTTTGGTCGAGCAACTGAAAGAATGGCCGGAGCGGCATGAACTGGTGACCGCGCTGATCGTGAAAGGGCTGTACACCGCCGCCTATGCGACGGAGATCGAAGCCGCCATGCAGGTCCCGCCGCGGGGCGGTCTGTTCAGCGCGGCCCTGCTCTATTCGCTCGGAGACTTGGCGATCGCCTACCAGGCGCCGCTCCTCTGGCACGCCCTCTCGGCTGCGGCGTTGCGCGGCCTGGAAGCTGGAGCACAAGGACGCGAGGAAACCGGCATCCTCGGCGCGACCAAACGCCAGGTCGCGGTCGCGCTGGCCGAACATTGGAAGCTGCCGGCCGATTTCGGACTTCTGCTGGGGACGCCGCCCGGGTTGCCGTCCTCCCGATGGCGAACGGAGTCCGAAGAATTCTCCGGTCTGGTCGTGGGCACCAACCTGCTGATCGAAGCGCTCAGCACGGAGAGCGATCCGGCGAAGGTCGCGGGGATCACCAGACAGATTCAGATCGGCACCGGCATTGAGCCGACGGTCCTGCAGAAGCGATTGGCGCGGGCCCAGGAGAAGGCCCGGCAACTCGTTCGGTCGGTCGGCCTGCCGGATTCATTCGGCCGGCCCGCCGGCCCTCCGTCGGCCCGTACGGGGCCGGAGGTCCTATCGTCCTCCTGCCGGCCGGATCAAGTGCCGGAGGAGCGGAAGCGGAAGACCATTCGTCCCGAGGCGCCGACGCCGATGCAGATCCGTCCGCTTGAAACGCTTCGGGAATTTCAGCGCACGTTGGACGCGGCCCAAGATCTCCATACGTTGCTCTCATCCTTCGCTGCGGCGCTAGAGACCAGCGCCGGATTTGTGAGGGTCGGCATCGCCCTGTTGAACCCGACCAATCGTGACGCGCTGGTGGGGCGGCATGTGACCGGCGTGACGCCGGCCGAGCCCTACCTAGCCTCCCTGACGGGGTCGCTGTCCCGGCAGCATCCGTTCCTGGCTTCGGTGCTCGCGGCGCGCGAGCCGATGCTGGTGACGGAATTCGCCCGAGGCCATCACTTCCGTCCTTCAGCCGAATTTCTGGAGGTCTGGAAGGCAACCTCCGCTGTTCTGGCCCCTCTGCGCATCCATGCCCGTCCCATCGGCCTCATCTATGCCGACCGAGGCGAAGCGCCTCGCTCTGTCGTGGATGAGGACTACGAAGTCTTCCTCGCGCTCTTCAATCAGACCAGCTTGAGCATGAACCGGCTGGCGGGCGTCCGCGAGCAGAGACCCGCGGCCTGA
- a CDS encoding glutathione S-transferase family protein: MTATPQFPGEQGAEGAFQRQADAFRDWVTEDGRSGYPAEGGRYHLYVSWACPWAHRTIIVRRLKGLEAVVGMTVVDPIRDERGWAFREGPGHSLDPVNHFRFLSEAYQATDPQYRGRVTVPVLWDRERGRIVNNSDDDIMRMFNRAFNRFTSSDVDLCPSELEREIDRLNEFLYDNVNDGVYRAGFATSQAAYEQAVTRLFDALDALESRLSTGRFLFGERFVESDWRLFVTLLRFDLVYHGHFKCNLRRIVDYPNLFGYLKDLYQVEGIADTVNVDHIKRHYYVTHGEINPTRIVPLGPIQDLRSDPGRRHLGAGAISSDRAARGA, from the coding sequence ATGACAGCGACACCGCAATTTCCAGGTGAACAGGGCGCCGAGGGAGCCTTTCAGCGGCAAGCGGATGCATTCCGGGATTGGGTGACGGAGGACGGGAGGTCAGGCTATCCGGCCGAGGGGGGCCGCTACCACCTCTATGTGTCCTGGGCCTGCCCTTGGGCCCACCGCACGATCATCGTGCGACGGCTGAAGGGGCTTGAAGCGGTCGTGGGCATGACGGTCGTCGATCCGATTCGCGACGAACGGGGCTGGGCCTTTCGCGAGGGGCCCGGCCATTCGCTCGATCCCGTCAATCACTTCCGGTTTCTGAGCGAGGCCTACCAGGCCACCGACCCGCAGTATCGCGGCCGCGTCACCGTTCCGGTCCTGTGGGATCGGGAGCGAGGGCGGATCGTGAACAATTCCGATGACGACATCATGCGGATGTTCAACCGCGCCTTTAATCGGTTCACGTCCAGTGATGTGGATCTGTGCCCAAGCGAGCTGGAACGGGAGATCGACCGGTTGAATGAGTTTCTCTATGACAACGTGAACGACGGGGTCTACCGGGCGGGATTCGCAACCTCGCAGGCTGCGTACGAACAGGCCGTCACGCGTCTATTTGATGCGCTTGATGCGTTGGAATCGCGTCTCTCCACGGGTCGATTCCTCTTCGGCGAGCGGTTCGTCGAAAGCGATTGGCGCCTGTTTGTCACCTTGCTGCGGTTCGACCTCGTGTACCACGGCCATTTCAAATGCAACCTGCGCCGCATCGTGGATTATCCGAACCTCTTCGGCTATCTCAAGGATCTCTATCAGGTGGAGGGCATCGCCGACACCGTGAATGTCGACCACATCAAACGGCATTATTACGTGACGCACGGCGAGATCAACCCGACGCGGATTGTTCCGTTGGGACCGATCCAGGATCTCCGCTCGGATCCGGGCCGGCGCCACCTCGGCGCCGGCGCGATCTCCTCCGATCGCGCCGCTCGGGGCGCCTGA